A single Garra rufa chromosome 9, GarRuf1.0, whole genome shotgun sequence DNA region contains:
- the fbxo32 gene encoding F-box only protein 32 yields MPFLGQDWRSPGQSWVKTEDGWKKTTKDENETNNNVSERKSYCKEEHDKENLILSINYDVAAKKRKKDLLNNNTKIPYFHKDKWIYVHKGSTKERHGYCTLGEAFNRLDFCSAIKDTRRFNYVVRLLELIAKSQLPSLSGVAQKNYMNILERVVQKVLEDQQNVRPIKELLQTLYASLCSLVQDMGKSVLVGNINIWVYRMENILQWQQQLDNIQINRPTNTGMTFLDLPASLQLNIMHRLTDGRDLVSLGQVCPDLSVLTEDRLLWKKLCQYHFTDRQIRKRLMISDKGHLEWKKMYFKLCRCYPHKEQYSDTLQFCTHCHILFWKDTNHPCTANNPESCCKAVSPQGFINLFKF; encoded by the exons ATGCCGTTTCTTGGACAGGACTGGCGCTCTCCTGGTCAAAGCTGGGTGAAAACAGAGGACGGCTGGAAAAAAACGACGAAAGATGAAAACGAGACGAATAACAATGTTTCAGAACGAAAGAG CTACTGCAAAGAAGAGCATGACAAAGAAAACTTGATCCTCAGCATTAATTATGATGTGGCTGCAAAGAAGCGAAAGAAGGACTTGCTGAACAACAACACAAAGATTCCTT ATTTCCACAAAGACAAATGGATTTATGTCCACAAAGGGAGCACCAAAGAG CGTCATGGATATTGTACTTTGGGTGAAGCGTTTAATCGCTTGGACTTCTGCAGTGCCATCAAGGACACCAGGCGATTCAATTATGTCGTACGG CTGCTGGAGCTGATCGCCAAGTCCCAACTGCCTTCGCTGAGCGGAGTGGCACAGAAAAACTACATGAACATTCTGGAAAGGGTTGTGCAGAAAG TTCTTGAGGATCAGCAGAATGTCCGACCGATTAAAGAACTGCTGCAGACACTATATGCGTCTCTGTGCAGTCTGGTTCAGGACATGGGCAAGTCTGTCCTGGTGGGGAACATCAACATCTGGGTGTACCGCATGGAGAACATACTGCAGTGGCAACAGCAGCTTGACAACATTCAGATCAACAGG CCCACAAACACAGGAATGACCTTCCTTGATCTTCCGGCGAGCTTACAGCTGAACATCATGCACCGTCTCACAGACGGACGGGATCTGGTTAGCCTGGGTCAAGTATGCCCTGACCTAAGTGTGCTGACAGAAGATCGGCTGTTGTGGAAGAAACTCTGCCAGTATCACTtcacagacagacag ATCCGCAAGCGCCTAATGATATCAGATAAAGGACATTTGGAATGGAAAAAGATGTATTTTAAGTTGTGCCGGTGCTACCCTCACAAGGAACAGTACAGTGACACATTACAGTTCTGCACACATTGCCACATCCTGTTTTGGAAG GATACAAACCATCCTTGCACTGCCAATAACCCAGAGAGCTGCTGCAAGGCCGTGTCTCCACAGGGTTTCATCAACCTTTTCAAGTTCTAG